From Daphnia magna isolate NIES linkage group LG2, ASM2063170v1.1, whole genome shotgun sequence:
ACGATATACATGTCTTGGGAAAGCCTAACGGATTTCAAGGATTCAAGGTAGTTCACCGACTACAGCCATTATTTCCTCGAAGGAGAGCGAGTGTCATGGCTCAAAGGCAAGTAGAATGTATCCTATAAAAGACAGAAGGCAACTCTCATCAggatctttctttttattccttcaAGAAAATTCTTTCAAGTAGAGAAAGTATTTGTAATCCATGATCGCACAATCAACGCATTTCATTTTCGACCTTGTTTGCCGAAAACTTAATTATCCATGAGCCTTTGCCACGAACATTTTTAAGGAAACAAAATATCCTTGCAAAAATCGATTAAAAACGATGTATTGCCAATGCGATGATATAACAGTTGAATCGAAAGGTGTGTTAACAGTCGATTTAAGTACATAACAAATGATATCACAAACTTATTTTCAAGCCACAACGGTCAGTGCGGGAGTGTGAACGTGGTGGATCTCGTAATGAGGCGCTACGGGAACAGGAACAGGAAGAGCATACGGTGTAGCCACTGGCACTTCAACTGCGACCTTTTCGACATTAATTTTAGTCGGATGTTGCACGTGAACCTGTGGAGTCACTTCGGAGATGGCACGAACGGGAGCAATAACCTTTTGTTTAGTAACTAGTTGATCCACGGGAGGAGCATCACCAGCTGGGACGGAGGCCTTGACATCCAAGACAGTCGGTGCAGCGAAGGCAAACCGATGAGCGACGTACGTTAATGGAATGTTAACATCTTCAGCAGCTTTCTCCGTGGGTGTCTTTACTTTACCCGCTGatttttcttcgtcttttttCGCTTCGATAATGGCGGGATCAGCTGATGGAGCGACGGCAATTGAAGGTGCCACTAAAGGAGCCACGACGAATGGATTCAAATTGGGCTTCAGGATTTGAGTGGAATGACCGACTACTACGGGAGTCTCGGCATAGTGAACCCTAGTCTCGACGGCTGGAATGGCGTGAACGATATGTACCGGGACTGCGTGAGCAAACGGAGATGGGAATGCCTGCACGTGTGGATAGACCACATTCAATGGAGCGGCCATGCCAGTGGCaataaccaaagaaaaaatgatgacCTAaatcgaatttaaaaaaaaaattaactgaTTTAAAGTACTCATCTATTATCCGAAACAAATTACTGGAAGTTTCATGTTTGCTGGTGTTATTCCCGGTACCAAGTGAGTTGGAAGAGTGGCTCATTTTTCGAAGACGCTCCCCAACCATATTTATACTCGACGCTTAGTTATGACGGCCAGCCAagcattttaccttttttttttttttttaaatagcccTTGTAATTGGTAACGAAGGAAGGAAGGCCTCCCGCTTTGTTTTTTATCGTCTTCTTCCAAACATTTACTGcgtcttttctcttttttcggTTGGGATGAACGAAAGTCTTATGCGGTAGACGTCCACGTATATCATCTTTATGGTTAttgcattcttttttcataGCGCCAATATGAGACTATATACACGTGCAGACCTTTGTTTAGTGAATAGAAGATGGCGATTCACAGCACGGATTTAACCTTGTATGTTTGGCGAAGCAACACCGGCGGGATCGACACTGACAGACGCCAAACAAAAGCATTTCATTTGTCTTTATTCACGTGCGCAGCATGTGCGGAAAGAAGCGCACGTAATGGTACCACACCCAATCGTCACCGGTTTGCCAGCGTTTAACCTTGGCAATTGACATTTGCATACATGGaaaacaagttttcttttcgatATTTTTATCCTGACGATGTTTGCACAAAGTGACACGGGGAAGATGAACGGATGGCAACAAGTCCATCGAGGCGAatgcagaaaaagaaacaaaaaagggaaaggtggAAGATCAACTTTTTATGTATCgtgaaagaattaaaagacgCCCTTAGGAAAGAACATCCGGGTGTTGGCCAACTTTTCTCATCATTTTGCTGCAATAACAGCAGCGTGATTAACGCtcgcaaaaataaacctttgGTTTCTTCTTGTTCGTCGACCTTGAGACTTCAAGTCGACTCACGTTCCACCTCAGGTGATGGAGCGAAAGAAGATCAGAATAACATACAGTACGTGTATGAAATACCTAACATTTAAAAACCACAAACGTTTGTTATGTTCGTACAAAATGTTGCGCAAATGTCAGACatctgaaaatgaaaatacacAATCGAAACTTTGTATAGCTAAGGCGGTTTCGTgttcttccttttttaataaataacaaatgaaaaccGTGTGTAGCTTATATGAAACCACAAAAAGCAATAAGACGTGATGGCTACTCAGCCAAAACGCCGTCCTTGAAAGAGTCTGTTCAAACTTATTCCCCACCTGTACGCGATGGTCGTTGTCCAACAACTGGCAATGTGTTCCATATCGGAACATATACCAGCAGCAATGTGTTTATCGAAATAGATGACCGCCATCCTTTTTTCAGACACTATTATATCAATCCAGCTCATGGACGGATGACCGCTGGAAGCCACTTCctgttttccttcttttattccaaataaaaattaacgCTGAATTACAGAGCACGAAACAACTTGCGGGTCTAGTTTTAATTCATTTTGCAATAAAACGAAAgtgaaaatatttaaatttgtatTATTTAATAATTATAAAAGGGAAATGTGAATAAACCGGGCCAATAAGAGTCATAGTCAGGTGGTACACTGTTATTAGGAACTGGGAAATAGCTGATGTAATAATAGTGTTGGTAATACCAAGAGGGCGATTGCGGAAGAGCCACTTCCTGGGGGCGATGCTCTGTTTCCGGTAGGGCAATCACGTTAACAATTTGAGAGTGTTTAAATGCAGGTTGTTGCCCGTCTTGCACACCTTTTCCTAATTTATTAGATCGTTCAGCATCCCACGTTGACATCGATTCCGCTTCACTTTCATGTGCATAGAGCAATGGTGAATTCCTTGCCGGCGATGCTACACAAATCGTTAAACACATCAACGACATAAACACctataaaattaaataagaCGGTgcgtttaaaaaacaatcggTGCAGGAATTGATGAACGAACGTTGGGAAACGAAATAGACTTGCCAAAATGGTTTTCATTGTTTGATGCACAAATTCACGTCGTCGGTTGAAAGAAAAGGACCGGAAGACAAGAATTAACGAGTCCGACTGATCGTCTTCTTAGGTACACACGTATAGTTATTATACAGCACGTTGAATGGTCTATTGCAGACGGTGAATTCGAAACTCATTTTTTCCGCCAAGTGCGTGCTCAAGGAACTAGTGTTTTTGTGGAAGTTCTTGTGCTCGATAGGGCGTATCAAAAGTAATAATACGCGGTAAGTGCACGATGGAAATGTTTATTCAGTCACGTTTATTGAAAAACCACCAATTGTGAACCTTCTTCGCAAAGCTTTCATCGTTCACGATCGTGCGTGATGCGCGAATTGTGGCAAAATAAACAAAGTCCGATTGCTTTGACTGAGTGTTGCTGCGCTTTCAATCTTGCGATGTGCAAGATTGTAAGACAATCGTTGCGAATAACTGAATTTTTCATTACAGCTTGAAGAGCTTGCAAAGAACCCCGATTTTTGAATGACAAGTCATTGAAACTTGTAGCTGTGAAGGCCAAGTAATATAACTGGACAACACCCAATCAACGGGAACATTTGGTTTCTTTTCAGTTGTTGCTataagcaatttttttttttaaatcagccAACTGGTTACCTCCAAGGCCAACCGGTACGGTTTACCTAGAGTTACTGTAAAATCAGGTTACCGCAAGcagtaaaaaaagaattgtttcAAAGCAgtaaacaacaagaaaataacaataacaacatgTATTTCACTATTAACATTGCATAATCTGATCGAACCAAATCATTCATTAAATGTTATGAGCTTCCGTGTAGATGCAACATGACAATATAGTGGAGTTCATTTAATAGGTCTTCTTGTGTTCTGCGCATGGGACACCGTTGACCATGTGGACAGCGGGAGTGGCAACAGCGTGATGGTATTGGTGGATTTCGTATTGGGGAGCAACTGGAACGGGGTAGGGCTGGGCGTAGGGAGCGGCCACGGGCACCTCAACAGCGACCTTCTGCACGTTGACTTTGGTCGGGTGCTGGACAGTCACCTGCGGAGTGATCTCGGAGACGCTGCGAGCCGGGGCCAAGACTTTCGATTTCTGGACGTAGGATTCCTGGGCAACACCTTTGGTCTGAGCGAGTCCCATAAAGTCAAAGTTGGTGACATGGGCACCAGCTCCCAAGTTGGGCTTTATGATGTGGGCAGTTTGTCCGACGACAACGGGAGTCTCGGCGTAGTGGACGCGTGTCTCAAAGGCGTGAGGGACAACGTGAACTGGAGCTGGAGCTGCAACTTGGACTGGTGCTGGAACGGCGTAAGCGACTGGAGCTGGGGCTGCAACCTGGACTGGTGCTGGAACGGCGTAAGCAACTGGAGCTGGGGCAGCAACAGCAACGGGAGCTGGGGCAGGAGCGGAGATGGGAGCAGGGAAGTCATACTCAACCTTGACTGGGGCAGGTGCAGCGTAGACAACTGGAGCGggagcagcaacagcaactgGGGCAGGAGCAGGAGCTGAGATGGGAGCAGGGAAATCGTATTCGACTTTAACAGGGGCTggagcagcaacagcaactgGAGCAACAGCTACGACGGGAGCAGGAGCTGGTGCGGAGATGGGAGCAGGGAAGTCGTACTCGATGGTGTTCTTAATAACCTCAACGGGTGCGGGAGCAGCAATGGCAACTGGTGCAGGTGCAGGAGCAGAGATGGGAGCAGGGAAATCGTACTCAACTTTGACAGGGGCTGGAGCAGCAACAGCTACAACGGGGGCGGGAGCTGGGGCGGAGACGGGAGCAGGGAAGTCATACTCAACTTTAACAGGAGCAGGGACAGCAACTGCAACTGGGGCAGGAGCAGGAGCTGAGACTGGTGCTGGGAAGTCGTAGGTGATTTGGGGTTTAACAGCAACATGAACGGCCTGAGGCACGGCGTATGTCAGGGCAGCAGGGACCGGGGCAGCGGCGTAAGCTACAGCGGCAACTCCGTGAGCGCATGGCACGGCGGGATTGACCAAATTGGTAGGTGCTGCCGAAGCGGCGGCAACCAAAAGGGTGACCAAGATCTGTCAAACATGAAACATAACGCCATCGTATAACAATTGTCGACAAGGAAGTTCGAATGAAGTAAGAAAATTGCGTCTAAATAGTTCATCAAACTTCAGATTTTATGACGTGAAATCGAAGTGATTTCACAAGGTGATTTTATTGAGTGTCTCTTACCAATggattcatttctttttcgagtTGAGAAGACTGTACTGAGAACTCGTCGGTAACTGACGATTGAAAATGGAGTTGCCATCCGTTTTTATAGGAGCAGTTGCGATGGGCGTAGGAGGTCTTCCAGGGCTAACCTTGAAGATGGAAAGATTAGATTCTGCTGGACACTCCGTATGTTTTTCCCACAGTTTTCAGATCCATCTCTCTTCCTTCCCCCACCTGCCGTACTTTTGCTGATCGAAggaaaagaggggggaaacCAAAGGGGGCCCCGCCCAATTGATTTGCTCGTCCAAGGCATCGCCCTTGATCTTGAATTGTGAAGCTTCTGGAGTCTTCCCGTATGGCAAGGTCAACTCAGCGACTTGGATGTTTAACCATCGTTCCTCCTGTTACcatttacatttgttttcaTCGCTCCATATCCAGTTTTAccttcgttttgtttgttgtgtttttcacTTAGAGATGGAAGGATGAGTGAATGTGACTATCCGGTTTTCTTTAGTTTAGGGCGTTTCCCAGGTCTTCAATGTCCGTCCATCAATCAAATAGAGATACATCGAAACgttgtttcttcttcgttcgtttttttccgAATGCAAACCTGAACAACCAACTCCATTTGTTTGAAACATTTCTATCCGAAATCATGGACAAAAATAGCAATTTCTTTCAGATTCGACGTGTATTATTGGCCACAATTCAACGTCAATAAATAATTAGATAAAAGTGACACGCcacttatatttttttcgaGAACAGAAATAATGTATATCATCCCGGAAACAGATAACACCCcataaataaaagaatcgcATATTTGACAAAGCCTCCCAACGATGAAGCGAAGGTGGCCTCACAAAGCAAAAATCACCCGCATTTGCGATGTCAAATTCACgagaaaacacacaaaaaaagataaaaacaatttcgaattAACATATTTCGAGATAAGCGAATTTTTCACAGCAGCCTTGAAGCGTTCCTTCTATCACCCGAAGACGTCTTACGCAATAAACTATACCAAATGGCTAGCGGGAAATAAACTCAATAGTTACGATACAGGTAGCTATCCTTGGGATCGTACATCACCGGATAATCGATAGGAAAGTAAGATTCATAATCAATTTCTTGCTCATTGTAATCCATCGGGCTAGAAGATCGGCTCTCGGCGTTTGCAGAATTCACCCCGATATACGGCCAATTAGGACCGTCGGTGCTTGGAACGTAATCAGTGTCTGAAACTTGCGATTTCTTAATAGCAACACGATTGCCTTTCGGACGGCCGATGAACGGCCAGTTGGGTCCGTCGATGATGGCGAGATATTGAGCTCCAGGTGAGCCGCTGTTGGTCACAGCTCCAGTGCCTCCGTAATGCGCAGGAATGACAGCCAACGGTCCAGCGAAAGCGCCGTTGACTTTAGCTGGAACGAGGTAAGCTCCTGGAATCGGTTCACCTTGACGACTGACGATAGAATCAGCGTTATGCCTCATTTGAATTTCCTGGCTGCGTTGTCCTTGCGTCTTGAACCATTGGTCATAAAGCAAACCCGGCCATTGCGACACTTGATACGGCTGCTGGTAATAATCATCTTCGAATGATCTCGATTGCGCAGGACGAGCGAAGTACGGGTTGTAATAGTCCACCGAATCAAAGTCCGGATCGTAATGGTACGATAGCGGACTGTAATAACGAGCTGGATAGGCCACGCAAGACGTCAGCTTCATCACCAACAGCAGCCCAGTAAAGAGAATCACAGTCGATGTCATCTGGCGGTATAGTCCAAACGGAGCAGTTATAAAACggaattgaaaatttttaaaaactaattgaatTGATGAATGAAATTAGAACGAGTTATAGTCAACTGGATGTGGCTCGTCTAACGGTCGAGTCCAGACTAAAGAAATAAAGAGCCAGGTGAATCTTCTTTTACCTTGTGTTGCGTGTGTGTCGTAGCACCGATGGCTGCTGTTTTAACGGAGAAAGTGGACTGACAAGGTTCATCTGCCAAGACGTAGACTTATATATACAAGCTGAAATGACGCAAGCACGtcgcttcttctttttttctcccatCGAAATGTGTTTTGGGTAGCCGCTGTATCATCACGGATAATCATGGCCATCAACATTATAAGCATATTTCCGTGTTTTCTGAAGAAATTTATGAGTTTTCAACACTGGGGGGGTATATAAAGTCTAATAGCTGCTGTAACTCTTGTACCGTTGGACAATGCAATATCTCATGTGCCAACATCACAAAGGGTCAAGTGAGAAGACCagaaaatttgaatattcaaTGCCCATGGTCGATGACCTTTTGGTACATTCATAATACACCGAGTCCTATTGAGACGTGCGTCATATCGGGACCCTGGGTCCACGACGTCTAAAGATTGAGccgaaaaggtttttttttgtgacacCTTCACTGATTGCCTCGCACCAAAACGTGAGGGCCAAGGTCACGCAAGTGATTCGTTTGAAACTATAAAAGAGTTAAGCGTCTTCGTTTTTTGGCTGCGTCACGAAGCAAACgctgaaaagaaaaggcggtaatttcaaaaaatgaaatcctATTTATGACGAGTTCGC
This genomic window contains:
- the LOC116915452 gene encoding uncharacterized protein LOC116915452; the protein is MKLPVIIFSLVIATGMAAPLNVVYPHVQAFPSPFAHAVPVHIVHAIPAVETRVHYAETPVVVGHSTQILKPNLNPFVVAPLVAPSIAVAPSADPAIIEAKKDEEKSAGKVKTPTEKAAEDVNIPLTYVAHRFAFAAPTVLDVKASVPAGDAPPVDQLVTKQKVIAPVRAISEVTPQVHVQHPTKINVEKVAVEVPVATPYALPVPVPVAPHYEIHHVHTPALTVVA
- the LOC116915401 gene encoding skin secretory protein xP2 isoform X2, with the translated sequence MASRLSIVSYRRLLNTQYSHLNCNMNPLILVTLLVAAASAAPTNLVNPAVPCAHGVAAVAYAAAPVPAALTYAVPQAVHVAVKPQITYDFPAPVSAPAPAPVAVAVPAPVKVEYDFPAPVSAPAPAPVVAVAAPAPVKVEYDFPAPISAPAPAPVAIAAPAPVEVIKNTIEYDFPAPISAPAPAPVVAVAPVAVAAPAPVKVEYDFPAPISAPAPAPVAVAAPAPVVYAAPAPVKVEYDFPAPISAPAPAPVAVAAPAPVAYAVPAPVQVAAPAPVHVVPHAFETRVHYAETPVVVGQTAHIIKPNLGAGAHVTNFDFMGLAQTKGVAQESYVQKSKVLAPARSVSEITPQVTVQHPTKVNVQKVAVEVPVAAPYAQPYPVPVAPQYEIHQYHHAVATPAVHMVNGVPCAEHKKTY
- the LOC116915401 gene encoding calphotin isoform X3 gives rise to the protein MNPLILVTLLVAAASAAPTNLVNPAVPCAHGVAAVAYAAAPVPAALTYAVPQAVHVAVKPQITYDFPAPVSAPAPAPVAVAVPAPVKVEYDFPAPVSAPAPAPVVAVAAPAPVKVEYDFPAPISAPAPAPVAIAAPAPVEVIKNTIEYDFPAPISAPAPAPVVAVAPVAVAAPAPVKVEYDFPAPISAPAPAPVAVAAPAPVVYAAPAPVKVEYDFPAPISAPAPAPVAVAAPAPVAYAVPAPVQVAAPAPVAYAVPAPVQVAAPAPVHVVPHAFETRVHYAETPVVVGQTAHIIKPNLGAGAHVTNFDFMGLAQTKGVAQESYVQKSKVLAPARSVSEITPQVTVQHPTKVNVQKVAVEVPVAAPYAQPYPVPVAPQYEIHQYHHAVATPAVHMVNGVPCAEHKKTY
- the LOC116915401 gene encoding calphotin isoform X1, with the translated sequence MASRLSIVSYRRLLNTQYSHLNCNMNPLILVTLLVAAASAAPTNLVNPAVPCAHGVAAVAYAAAPVPAALTYAVPQAVHVAVKPQITYDFPAPVSAPAPAPVAVAVPAPVKVEYDFPAPVSAPAPAPVVAVAAPAPVKVEYDFPAPISAPAPAPVAIAAPAPVEVIKNTIEYDFPAPISAPAPAPVVAVAPVAVAAPAPVKVEYDFPAPISAPAPAPVAVAAPAPVVYAAPAPVKVEYDFPAPISAPAPAPVAVAAPAPVAYAVPAPVQVAAPAPVAYAVPAPVQVAAPAPVHVVPHAFETRVHYAETPVVVGQTAHIIKPNLGAGAHVTNFDFMGLAQTKGVAQESYVQKSKVLAPARSVSEITPQVTVQHPTKVNVQKVAVEVPVAAPYAQPYPVPVAPQYEIHQYHHAVATPAVHMVNGVPCAEHKKTY
- the LOC116915449 gene encoding uncharacterized protein LOC116915449 gives rise to the protein MTSTVILFTGLLLVMKLTSCVAYPARYYSPLSYHYDPDFDSVDYYNPYFARPAQSRSFEDDYYQQPYQVSQWPGLLYDQWFKTQGQRSQEIQMRHNADSIVSRQGEPIPGAYLVPAKVNGAFAGPLAVIPAHYGGTGAVTNSGSPGAQYLAIIDGPNWPFIGRPKGNRVAIKKSQVSDTDYVPSTDGPNWPYIGVNSANAESRSSSPMDYNEQEIDYESYFPIDYPVMYDPKDSYLYRNY